The Verrucomicrobiales bacterium genome segment TTGCGTCAGCATGAGCTGATCACCGCCGAGCGCGACCTGCTGGAGAACACCCTGAGCGGGAGCGTTCGGGTTTTATCGGAGATGCTGTCCATGGCTCTGCCAAAAATTTTCGAGCGTTCACGCGCGATGAGGGAGGAGGTTCGCGTGCTGGCACGTCATTTGGGCGAGCGCAGCACCTGGGATGTGGAAGTGGCTGCCATGCTGGCGCAGATCGGCTTTGTCGCCATCCCGCCTGAGGTCATTTTGAAGGCGCGCGCGGGGCAGCCGCTCACCCCGACGGAGAAGCTGATGGTCGAGCGCGTGCCGGAGATTGGCCACAACCTGCTCGCCAAGATCCCGAGAATGGAAAAAGTGGCCCGCATCATTCTCTATCAGGCCAAGCAGTTCGACGGAGTGGGCTATCCTGCCGATGGAGTGGTGGGGGACAAGCTCCCGCTGGGCGCGCGTTTGCTGAAGTTCCTCGGTGATCTCTCGCAGCTTGAGGCCAAAGGGCTCACGCGAGCCAGCGCCCTCGAGCTGATGCGTTCGCGTCCGGGTCATTACGATCCCCTGGTTCTGGATGGGGCGATCGGATGTTTTGATCCTCAGTCGCAATCGTCTGTCGACAATGAGGTCCCGCCTGTCCCCATGAGCTTTA includes the following:
- a CDS encoding response regulator yields the protein MKKILFVDDDENILGAFQRQFRKQYTIETALGPEQGLTAIESGDSYAVLVVDMNMPGMNGVEFLKRVRARCPDIVRVMLTGNADQNTAVQAVNEGHIFRFLNKPCSPDLLAGALDAGLRQHELITAERDLLENTLSGSVRVLSEMLSMALPKIFERSRAMREEVRVLARHLGERSTWDVEVAAMLAQIGFVAIPPEVILKARAGQPLTPTEKLMVERVPEIGHNLLAKIPRMEKVARIILYQAKQFDGVGYPADGVVGDKLPLGARLLKFLGDLSQLEAKGLTRASALELMRSRPGHYDPLVLDGAIGCFDPQSQSSVDNEVPPVPMSFKQLSVGLVLAANVETPDGSLIVCAGNEVTQILLERLRNFSTTAGIREPIYVRALNKAGTAPTLPTVPTAAAA